In the genome of Harpia harpyja isolate bHarHar1 chromosome 8, bHarHar1 primary haplotype, whole genome shotgun sequence, the window CATTTCAAGGTAAGATTTCCTCGTAACTTGGCTGCCCATTTATTCTTTTATGAGTCACGTTATTGCTCAAGACTCTGTTAATCCTTGGGGTAAATGCTGTGAACCTCTGACAGAATAAATAGAGCACATTGTATGGTAGAGACAATGATACAGGCCACTTACTCATTTGTGGAGGAAGGGATTATCTGGGGACAAGTCTGACCATGACAGTGTTATGTAAACACGTCAGGAATAAGACCTGTGCTGAACCAGCTGATCCATTTAGCCAGAAATTATGTTCATTTCTGATTGTGTGTATCGGGGCATATGCCAAGCTAGAGTTGGTGTGGTTTTCACCATACCAAAGTGTTGAAGGCCCTGGCTCTTGAAATTTACTGTTGTATGCAGAGAAactgaattgttttcttgtaataAAACAATTTGTGGTGTCATTTTTCTGCCAATAACGGGCAACTCTGGTGAAAGGCTTGAACTTGCCCTAAGCACCTGTTATGAATTCAAATGTGCAGAAGGATGTAGCAAGTGCTATCTCCAGGTAGCTTCACTGAGTGTTAATGGGAGGGATTTGCCTCTTCCCTCTTCTCTTGCCCAAACAAGGTATGGGGACTGAAGGGAAAAGGGATCccacctttttaaaaacatacatctAAGTCTGCCAGCAGTAGACTGGTTCCCATTTCACAGACCTGCGGTGTAGCCACCATGTAACGTTTGTCTGGTCTGAATGtgaaaattaattgttcagtCAGCCCTGTGCACTCTTTGCCTAGCTATACACTTGTACCTACTGATGAGGTGCTGGATGGAATAGTCAAAATTGGAGTCTTTCTCCCACAGTATCTCAAAGTTGTTAAGCTCTAAAGATAGAGAAATGCAGCAGGGCATCTCAGAAAAgtatcctattaaaaaaaaaaacaccaaaccttctcttgttttcttcaaagaaatcaCTTCAGAAACAGAGGCCCTTTGTGAAAAACCAGAAGATGAAACAAGAGAGATGATAACTCAGGACTTGGACACCAAGAATTCCCCAGAGCAGAAGCCTGAGGTATTTTCTCTTTCCGCCTCTTGTTCAAGTGCATTAGGTTTTGCGAGGAACAGGTTCCTCTGTGACCTGTAACTTCCCAAGCaactttctctttgctgcttttgagCACCTTCTTGCCTGATAGAAGTGGGTCTTGGTGAAGGACTGGAATGCAAAATTGGCAGCAGCTGCATGGACCAGCTTAGGAAAACCTCAGTGCAGGACTAAGTGCCTAGACTGTTGAGGGAGAGCAGGACAGTTAGGAAATAAAGGCTGGAACTATGTGGGTGTGACTGATCTTAAAAAATGCTGTAGACAGAAGAGCTATGCAGCTTCAGTGGCTCTGTTTTCTCTACTGACCTTTCTAAAATGCTGTGTGCTTCTCTTAAAGGGGATGCCTGcattatcccagccaaaacaggAGCCTGCTCTACCATCAGTTAAAGATTACAGTCTCTCAGAGTTGTTGTCCCAGCTGGATTCAGGGATTTCACAGACTATGGAAGGCCCTGAGGATCTCAGCCGCAGCTCTTCTGAGTCCAAACTTGCCTCCAGTGACAAGCGGCTTTCAGGAGTTTCATCTGTAGATTCAGCTTTTTCATCCAGAggctccctttccctttcctttgaaAGGGAGAGTTCAGGTAATGGTcaggtttttctttgttgttgtttttttgtagtTGTTTGGACTGGGGCATGGGAGTCAATGGGTTGGAGAGTAGTCATATAAAGAATAGCATTCTGGAAATCTAGCATTGCTTTGTCTTGGTGTCAGCACTACAGAATTGTTTACTGGaggcagtttttttaaaaaaaaaaaaaaaaaaaaaaaaagaggtggttcCCAAACATGATCTAATGAGAAATAATAAATCTCATTTACTTTTGAAAAGAAGTGACCTGAATTCCCATCAAAGCAATTACAGAATCAGTCATGTAAAGGTTGGTTGGAAGTGAGGTCACCTAGTCCAGCATCCTGCTCAGAGTGGGACTAACGCCAATGCCCAGTCAGGTCAGCTGAGTTTGTGACTTTTTCAGTTATACTAAGCCCAAGTccgagcacttttttttttttttttttgagaagactCAAGCCACTTTCTCAGCAGCTCTCATGAACGTTGTAATAAGGACCGCCCGCTGTTGTGCACATGCCCTTCCCTTTTCAGTCCAGTGCTGCAAAAAACAGGCAACTATTTTCCCATTAGGCAAACAATGATTAGTGCAGGGAGATCAACCACAGCATCCTTTGTTCTTCATTTCACAAGAAACAGAGTAAGTGGGGCTCCAGATCTGACCTGAAATTGTCCTGAAACTACTGTGGGGGGAGGGGAGTCAATCATTGCTGAAGCCACCAGATATGTTAGCCATGGGCAAGTAACGTTTGATGGGTATCAGAATTGTGATGGTgtctttttcatagaatcacagaatagtttggattggaagggacctttaaaggtcacctagtccaacccccccctgcaatgagcagggacatcttcaactagatcaagttgctcggagccccatccaacctgaccttgaatgttgccagggatggggcatctaccacctctctgggcaacctgtgccagtgtttcactaccctcattgtaaaaaatttcttccttatatgcaTCTAGATATTGGTACTACAGACATACAGAAGAGGAAGCTAACGGAAGCCATTTTATCTGGAGATACCAGTAAGCTGATGAAGATCCTCCAGCCTCAAGATGTTGATATTGTTTTAGACGGGAACTCCAGTCTTTTGCACTTGGCTGTTGAAGCTGGTCAAGAAGAATGTGTCAAGTGGCTCCTCCTGTACAACGCTAACCCTAATCTCACCAACAAGAAAGGATCCACCCCTCTTCACGTAGCCATTGAGAAGAAAGTTAAAAGCATTGTGGAGCTGATTATGGCTAGGAAAATCAATGTTAATGCCAAAGACGAGGATCAGTGGACTGCTCTTCACTTTGCTGCCCAAAATGGGGATGATTTCAGCACCAAAATGCTGCTTGATAAGAATGCATCCTTAAATGAGGTAGATTTTGAAGGCAGAGCCCCCATCCACATAGCCTGTCAGTATGGCCAAGAGAATATTGTGCGGATCCTGCTGAGAAGAGGTGTTAATGTGAACATCAAAGGAAAGGATGACTGGGTGCCACTGCACTATGCTGCCTGGCAAGGTCATCTCCCCATCGTAAAGCTTCTGGCCAAACAGCGGGGTGCAAACGTGAATGTGCAGACCGTGGACGGAAGGACCTCGCTACACTTGGCCGCCCAACGAGGACACTACCGTGTTGCTCGCCTTCTCATAGACCTGGAGTCGGATGTCAACATACGGAATGCACTCTTGCAGACTGCTCTCCACATAGCTGCTGAAACTGGCCACACAAGCACATCAAGGCTGCTCCTTAAACATGGTGCAGACATtgaagcagcaacagcagaaggaTACACTGCTTTGCACTTGGCATCTCGCAGCGGCCATTTAGCAACAACAAAGTTGCTGATAGATGAAA includes:
- the RIPK4 gene encoding receptor-interacting serine/threonine-protein kinase 4, whose amino-acid sequence is MARESGSPWAMGLLKTFEENEFGSWEKIGSGGFGQVYKVRHLHWKTWLAIKCSPSLHVDEKERMELLEEARKMEMAKFRYILPVYGICKEPVGLVMEYMETGSLEKLLASEPLPWELRFRIIHETAVGMNFLHCMSPPLLHLDLKPANILLDGHYHVKISDFGLAKCNGLSHSHDISMDGLCGTIAYLPPERIKEKNRCFDTKHDVYSFSIVVWGVLTQKKPFAEENNILHIMVKVVKGHRPELPAVSKSRPHSCNNLIKLMQKCWQDDPGERPTFQEITSETEALCEKPEDETREMITQDLDTKNSPEQKPEGMPALSQPKQEPALPSVKDYSLSELLSQLDSGISQTMEGPEDLSRSSSESKLASSDKRLSGVSSVDSAFSSRGSLSLSFERESSDIGTTDIQKRKLTEAILSGDTSKLMKILQPQDVDIVLDGNSSLLHLAVEAGQEECVKWLLLYNANPNLTNKKGSTPLHVAIEKKVKSIVELIMARKINVNAKDEDQWTALHFAAQNGDDFSTKMLLDKNASLNEVDFEGRAPIHIACQYGQENIVRILLRRGVNVNIKGKDDWVPLHYAAWQGHLPIVKLLAKQRGANVNVQTVDGRTSLHLAAQRGHYRVARLLIDLESDVNIRNALLQTALHIAAETGHTSTSRLLLKHGADIEAATAEGYTALHLASRSGHLATTKLLIDERASVLARGPSNRTALHLAAENGHSEVVEELVSSENINVSDSEGLTALHLAARGGHTKTVEVLLKHGAHTDMQRPTCQTLLQLAQQSSNSSVTVLLSET